From a single Oncorhynchus tshawytscha isolate Ot180627B linkage group LG33, Otsh_v2.0, whole genome shotgun sequence genomic region:
- the LOC112231089 gene encoding germ cell-less protein-like 1, producing the protein MGTQGSRLHTSSQDPEEAVETTCASGKHGCECRKRKRTAHCDCDSEPDEEDALLDTPRRKKLKSTSKYIYQTLFLNGENSDIRICALGQEWNLHKVYLCQSGYFSSMFNGSWKESNMMVIPLEIPDQNIDTEALQVVFGSLYRDDVLIKPSRVVSILAAACMLQLDGLIQQCGETMKENVGVKTVYVYYSSASIYGLDSVMKKCLEWLLNNLMTHQNVDLMKELGVDVIELLIQSSDLFVMQVEMDVYTALKKWMFLQLNPSWDGPIKQLLADADAWLCKRRTEMGEEEPFLKAEDGAPFTPVFRHVRLQYIINDLASARILERDNILPPDWLTSVYKSQWFAMLRTEHDNDNGPQDANKEEFESSSMRCGRKLTKDGDYCWRWTGFNFGFDLLVTYTNRFIVFKRNTLSQPCGGAVSMQPRRHLAYRLRLASFDNSGKLVCSRSTGYQLLTLEKDQEYVVMNLDSRLLSFPLYVCCNFQYTSPHMDRCPDSPEPESSAHSVS; encoded by the exons ATGGGCACCCAGGGCAGCCGGTTACATACCTCCTCCCAGGATCCTGAGGAAGCAGTTGAGACTACATGTGCCAGTGGCAAGCATGGATGTGAATGCAGAAAGAGGAAACGGACTGCACACTGCGACTGCGACAGTGAGCCTGATGAAGAAGACGCCTTATTGGACACACCACGGAG GAAGAAGCTGAAAAGCACATCTAAGTACATCTATCAGACCTTGTTCCTGAACGGGGAGAACAGTGACATCCGTATCTGTGCCCTGGGGCAGGAGTGGAACCTGCACAAAGTGTACCTGTGCCAG TCAGGGTATTTCTCCAGCATGTTCAACGGCTCCTGGAAGGAGTCCAACATGATGGTCATTCCATTAGAGATCCCAGACCAGAACATCGACACAGAGG ctctgcAGGTAGTGTTTGGATCTCTGTACCGGGATGATGTTCTGATCAAGCCCAGCAGGGTCGTCAGTATCCTAGCAGCAGCTTGTATGCTCCAACTG GATGGTCTGATCCAGCAGTGTGGTGAAACCATGAAGGAGAACGTTGGTGTCAAAACTGTGTATGTCTACTACTCCTCTGCCAGCATCTACGGCCTTGACTCTGTCATGAAGAA GTGTCTAGAATGGCTCCTCAATAACCTCATGACCCATCAGAATGTTGACCTCATGAAGGAGCTGGG AGTGGATGTGATCGAACTGCTGATCCAGTCGTCTGACCTATTCGTCATGCAGGTGGAGATGGACGTCTACACCGCTCTGAAAAAG TGGATGTTCCTGCAGCTCAATCCATCCTGGGACGGTCCCATCAAGCAGCTGCTGGCTGATGCCGACGCCTGGCTTTGCAAACGCAGGACTG agatgggagaggaggagcccTTTTTAAAAGCAGAGGACGGCGCCCCCTTTACTCCTGTCTTTAGACATGTGCGCCTTCAATACATCATCAATGACTTGGCTTCCGCACGTATCCTGGAGAGAGACAACATTCTCCCACCCG ATTGGCTGACCTCCGTGTACAAGAGCCAGTGGTTTGCCATGCTACGGACAGAGCACGACAATGACAATGG ccCACAGGATGCCAACAAGGAGGAGTTTGAGTCAAGTAGTATGCGATGTGGCAGGAAACTGACCAAAGATGGTGAT TACTGTTGGCGTTGGACAGGCTTCAACTTTGGCTTTGACCTGCTGGTGACCTACACCAACCGCTTCATAGTGTTCAAGAGGAATACACTGAGCCAGCCATGTGGGGGAGCTGTGAGTATGCAGCCTCGGAGGCATCTAGCATACCG GTTACGCCTGGCTTCCTTTGATAACAGTGGTAAGCTGGTGTGTAGTCGATCCACTGGTTACCAGCTACTCACCCTGGAGAAAGACCAG GAGTATGTGGTGATGAACCTGGACAGTCGGCTGTTGTCCTTCCCCCTCTACGTGTGCTGTAACTTCCAGTACACATCTCCTCATATGGACCGCTGTCCTGATTCCCCTGAACCAGAGAGCAGCGCTCATAGTGTATCCTGA
- the LOC112231087 gene encoding protein FAM136A codes for MAEAHQARVQKTIEDMVQSLERDHIRKMQGLMFKCSAECCERSTDSMSQVHNCIERCHAPLAQAQGLVTNELEKFQDRLTRCTMHCNDKARDLFDSGAKEPAVRAMMENCVGSCVDDHINLIPSMTHRLKENLDSIPQ; via the exons ATGGCAGAGGCGCATCAAGCTCGTGTACAGAAAACCATAGAGGATATGGTTCAAAGTTTAGAACGGGACCACATCCGCAAGATGCAA GGACTCATGTTCAAGTGCAGTGCAGAGTGCTGTGAGCGCTCCACAGACTCCATGTCGCAGGTGCACAATTGTATTGAACGCTGCCACGCTCCTCTGGCGCAGGCCCAAGGACTAGTGACCAATGAACTAGAGAAGTTTCAG GACCGGCTGACCAGGTGCACCATGCATTGCAATGACAAGGCCAGGGACCTGTTTGACTCTGGTGCCAAGGAGCCAGCTGTGCGGGCCATGATGGAGAACTGCGTGGGAAGCTGTGTGgacgaccacatcaacctgatcCCCAGCATGACGCACAGACTCAAAGAGAACCTGGACTCTATTCCACAGTGA
- the si:dkey-200l5.4 gene encoding transcription initiation factor TFIID subunit 7 isoform X4 has product MRVGVPIFLFLAAAGFHTALTASLESAEKEDTFVGLEQLSDLQKRDQEEFEAAQMSEAVQDENTEEENDTQEEDMTDRDGNVEADQHESESDEDVDGMRQKREQLEANVEEADETTNLGSPRLPG; this is encoded by the exons ATGAGAGTCGGAGTGCCCATATTCCTCTTTTTGGCTGCAGCAGGATTCCACACTG CTCTGACCGCATCCTTGGAATCGGCAGAAAAAGAAGACACATTTG TGGGGCTGGAGCAGCTAAGCGACCTGCAAAAGAGAG ATCAGGAGGAGTTTGAAGCAGCTCAAATGAGTG AGGCTGTTCAAGATGAAAATACTG aggaGGAGAATGACACTCAGGAAGAGGACATGA CAGACAGAGACGGAAACGTTGAGGCAGACCAACATG AGTCTGAGTCTGATGAGGATGTAGATG GTATGAGGCAAAAGCGTG AACAACTTGAAGCCAACGTTGAAGAAGCAGATGAGACTACAAATCTAG GCAGCCCTAGGCTCCCAGGATGA
- the si:dkey-200l5.4 gene encoding transcription initiation factor TFIID subunit 7 isoform X3 has product MRVGVPIFLFLAAAGFHTALTASLESAEKEDTFGEEVGLEQLSDLQKRDQEEFEAAQMSEAVQDENTEEENDTQEEDMTDRDGNVEADQHESESDEDVDGMRQKREQLEANVEEADETTNLAEVE; this is encoded by the exons ATGAGAGTCGGAGTGCCCATATTCCTCTTTTTGGCTGCAGCAGGATTCCACACTG CTCTGACCGCATCCTTGGAATCGGCAGAAAAAGAAGACACATTTGGTGAGGAAG TGGGGCTGGAGCAGCTAAGCGACCTGCAAAAGAGAG ATCAGGAGGAGTTTGAAGCAGCTCAAATGAGTG AGGCTGTTCAAGATGAAAATACTG aggaGGAGAATGACACTCAGGAAGAGGACATGA CAGACAGAGACGGAAACGTTGAGGCAGACCAACATG AGTCTGAGTCTGATGAGGATGTAGATG GTATGAGGCAAAAGCGTG AACAACTTGAAGCCAACGTTGAAGAAGCAGATGAGACTACAAATCTAG CTGAGGTAGAGTGA
- the si:dkey-200l5.4 gene encoding transcription initiation factor TFIID subunit 7 isoform X1: MRVGVPIFLFLAAAGFHTALTASLESAEKEDTFGEEVGLEQLSDLQKRDQEEFEAAQMSEAVQDENTEEENDTQEEDMTDRDGNVEADQHESESDEDVDGMRQKREQLEANVEEADETTNLGSPRLPG, translated from the exons ATGAGAGTCGGAGTGCCCATATTCCTCTTTTTGGCTGCAGCAGGATTCCACACTG CTCTGACCGCATCCTTGGAATCGGCAGAAAAAGAAGACACATTTGGTGAGGAAG TGGGGCTGGAGCAGCTAAGCGACCTGCAAAAGAGAG ATCAGGAGGAGTTTGAAGCAGCTCAAATGAGTG AGGCTGTTCAAGATGAAAATACTG aggaGGAGAATGACACTCAGGAAGAGGACATGA CAGACAGAGACGGAAACGTTGAGGCAGACCAACATG AGTCTGAGTCTGATGAGGATGTAGATG GTATGAGGCAAAAGCGTG AACAACTTGAAGCCAACGTTGAAGAAGCAGATGAGACTACAAATCTAG GCAGCCCTAGGCTCCCAGGATGA
- the si:dkey-200l5.4 gene encoding transcription initiation factor TFIID subunit 7 isoform X2, with the protein MRVGVPIFLFLAAAGFHTALTASLESAEKEDTFGEEVGLEQLSDLQKRDQEEFEAAQMSEAVQDENTEEENDTQEEDMNRDGNVEADQHESESDEDVDGMRQKREQLEANVEEADETTNLGSPRLPG; encoded by the exons ATGAGAGTCGGAGTGCCCATATTCCTCTTTTTGGCTGCAGCAGGATTCCACACTG CTCTGACCGCATCCTTGGAATCGGCAGAAAAAGAAGACACATTTGGTGAGGAAG TGGGGCTGGAGCAGCTAAGCGACCTGCAAAAGAGAG ATCAGGAGGAGTTTGAAGCAGCTCAAATGAGTG AGGCTGTTCAAGATGAAAATACTG aggaGGAGAATGACACTCAGGAAGAGGACATGA ACAGAGACGGAAACGTTGAGGCAGACCAACATG AGTCTGAGTCTGATGAGGATGTAGATG GTATGAGGCAAAAGCGTG AACAACTTGAAGCCAACGTTGAAGAAGCAGATGAGACTACAAATCTAG GCAGCCCTAGGCTCCCAGGATGA